Proteins encoded within one genomic window of Lagenorhynchus albirostris chromosome 9, mLagAlb1.1, whole genome shotgun sequence:
- the PCF11 gene encoding pre-mRNA cleavage complex 2 protein Pcf11 isoform X1, with the protein MSEQTPAEAGTAGAREDACRDYQSSLEDLTFNSKPHINMLTILAEENLPFAKEIVSLIEAQTAKAPSSEKLPVMYLMDSIVKNVGREYLTAFTKNLVATFICVFEKVDENTRKSLFKLRSTWDEIFPLKKLYALDVRVNSLDPAWPIKPLPPNVNTSSIHVNPKFLNKSPEESSTPGTVVSSPSISTPPIVPDIQKNLTQEQLIRQQLLAKQKQLLELQQKKLELELEQAKAQLAVSLSVQQETSNLGPGTAQSKLHVSQIPPMAVKSPHQVPVQPEKSRPGPSLQIQDMKGTNRDPRLNRLSQHSSHGKDQSHRKEFLMNTLSQSDIKTSKTVPSEKLNSSKQEKSKSGEKITKKELDQLDSKSKSKSKSPSPLKNKLSHTKDLKSQESESARVSDMSKRDPRLKRHLQDKTDSKDDDLKEKRKTAEKKDKDEHMKSSEHRLVGSRNKIINGIVQKQDTITEESEKQGTKPGRSSTRKRSRSRSPKSRSPIIHSPKRRDRRSPKRRQRSMSPTSTPKAGKIRQSGVKQSHMEEFTPPSREERNAKRSTKQDVRDPRRIKKTEEERPQETANQHSTKSGTEPKENVENWQSSKSTKRWKSGWEENKSLQQGDEHSKAPHLRHRESWSSTKGILSPRAPKQQHRLSVDANLQIPKELTLASKRELLQKTSERLASGEITQEDFLVVVHQIRQLFQYQEGKHRCNVRDSPTEENKGGLKKKPLLTDAELTYYEHKAKLKRTQVQHSFPRLDLLDPDIFDYPLTDALLSGIECEPSKSKHASRNSGAQFDRKEQFSERARRLSPISGSRTYAENLSPHEGRRRHDEQVSAKGVREEQRSPFNDRFPLKRPRYEDSDKPFVDSPASRFAGLDTNQRLTALAEDRPLYDGPSRPSVARDGPTKMIFEGPNKLSPRIDGPPTPGSLRFDGSPGQMGGGGPLRFEGPQGQLGGGCPLRFEGPPGPVGTPLRFEGPIGQAGGGGFRFEGSPGLRFEGSAGGLRFEGPGAQPVGSLRFEGHRGQPVGGLRFEGPHGQPVGGLRFDNPRGQPVGGLRFEGGHGPSGAAIRFDGPHGQPSGGIRFEGPLLQQGVGMRFEGPHGQSVAGMRFEGQHNQLGGNVRFEGPHGQPGVGIRFEGPLVQQGGGMRFEGPSVPGGGLRIEGPLGQGGPRFEGCHALRFDGQPGQPSLLPRFDGLHGQPGPRFERTGQPGPQRFDGPPGQQVQPRFDGVPQRFDGPQHQQASRFDIPLGLQGTRFDNHPSQRLESVSFNQSGPYNDPPGNAFNAPSQGLQFQRHEQIFDSPQGPNFNGPHGPGNQSFSNPLNRASGHYFDEKNLQSSQFGNFGNLPAPMTVGNIQASQQVLTGVAQPVAFGQGQQFLPVHPQNPGAFVQNPSGVLPKGYPDNHLSQVDVNELFSKLLKTGILKLSQPDSATTQVNEVAAQPPAEEEEDQNEDQDVPDLTNFTIEELKQRYDSVINRLYTGIQCYSCGMRFTTSQTDVYADHLDWHYRQNRTEKDVSRKVTHRRWYYSLTDWIEFEEIADLEERAKSQFFEKVHEEVVLKTQEAAKEKEFQSVPAGPAGSVESCEICQEQFEQYWDEEEEEWHLKNAIRVDGKIYHPSCYEDYQNTSSFDCTPSPSKTPVENPLNIMLNIVKNELQEPCESPKVKEERIDTPPACTEESIATATEIKTENDTVESV; encoded by the exons ATGTCAGAGCAGACGCCGGCCGAGGCCGGTACTGCGGGGGCCCGGGAGGACGCCTGTCGGGATTATCAGTCATCACTCGAAGACCTGACCTTCAATAGCAAACCGCACATCAATATGCTGACCATTCTAGCCGAGGAGAACCTGCCCTTCGCCAAGGAGATCGTCTCTCTCATCGAGGCCCAAACCGCCAAG GCTCCCTCCTCAGAGAAGCTTCCTGTTATGTACCTTATGGATTCTATCGTGAAAAATGTTGGAAGAGAGTATCTCACTGCCTTTACTAAAAATCTAGTTGcaacatttatttgtgtgtttgaaaag GTGGATGAAAATACTAGAAAAAGTTTATTTAAGTTACGTTCCACCTGGGATGAAATATTCCCTTTGAAGAAACTTTATGCCCTGGATGTCAGAGTCAATTCGTTAGATCCTGCTTGGCCTATTAAACCTCTGCCCCCCAATGTGAATACATCTAGCATCCATGTGAatcctaaatttttaaataaatcg cCCGAAGAGTCTTCAACACCTGGCACAGTGGTCAGTTCCCCTAGCATCTCCACTCCTCCAATTGTTCCGGATATACAAAAGAATCTTACCCAAGAGCAACTAATAAGGCAGCAGTTACTGGCAAAACAAAAGCAGTTGTTAGAACTTCAGCAGAAAAAGCTGGAGCTTGAGCTAGAGCAAGCTAAGGCACAACTG GCAGTTTCTCTTAGTGTTCAGCAGGAGACATCCAACTTAGGTCCTGGAACTGCACAATCCAAATTACATGTTTCACAAATTCCCCCTATGGCAGTTAAATCTCCCCATCAGGTTCCTGTGCAACCTGAGAAAAGTCGTCCAGGTCCATCCTTACAAATTCAGGATATGAAAGGAACTAACCGGGATCCCCGTCTTAATAGGTTGAGTCAACATTCTTCTCATGGAAAAGATCAGAGTCACAGGAAGGAATTCCTAATGAACACATTGAGCCAGTCTGATATTAAGACAAGTAAAACTGTACCCTCTGAAAAACTAAATTCATCCaagcaagaaaaaagtaaatcaggTGAAAAAATAACCAAGAAAGAACTTGACCAATTAGATTCTAAATCCAAATCTAAATCTAAATCACCATCAcctttgaaaaacaaattatccCACACAAAAGACTTGAAAAGTCAAGAATCTGAAAGTGCAAGGGTGTCTGATATGAGCAAGAGAGATCCAAGATTAAAAAGACATCTTCAGGATAAGACTGATAGCAAAGATGATGAtctaaaagagaagagaaaaactgcagaaaaaaaggataaagatgaGCACATGAAATCATCTGAACACAGACTGGTGGgaagtagaaataaaatcataaatggcATTGTACAAAAACAGGATACCATAACGGAAGAATCGGAAAAACAGGGGACAAAACCAGGGAGATCGAGTACTAGAAAGCGATCAAGATCACGATCACCCAAGTCCCGGTCACCGATTATACATTCTCCCAAGAGAAGAGATAGGCGGTCACCCAAGCGAAGGCAAAGGAGTATGTCTCCAACCTCAACACCCAAAGCTGGGAAGATTCGCCAGTCAGGAGTTAAGCAGTCACATATGGAAGAGTTTACACCACCTtccagggaagaaagaaatgcGAAGAGAAGTACTAAACAGGATGTTCGAGATCCAAGGCgaataaaaaagactgaagaggaacgACCACAAGAAACTGCAAATCAGCATTCCACCAAGTCAGGCACTGAaccaaaagaaaatgtagaaaattggCAAAGTTCCAAGTCTACCAAACGATGGAAATCTggttgggaagaaaataaaag TTTACAACAGGGTGATGAACATAGCAAAGCTCCTCATCTAAGGCATAGGGAGAGCTGGTCAAGCACTAAAGGAATCTTGTCACCTCGAGCTCCAAAACAGCAGCATCGATTAAGCGTAGATGCCAATCTTCAGATTCCTAAAGAGTTAACTCTTGCAAGCAAAAGAGAATTACTTCAAAAG ACGAGTGAACGTTTAGCATCTGGTGAAATTACACAGGAAGACTTCCTTGTTGTTGTGCATCAAATTCGACAGCTATTTCAGTATCAAGAAGGTAAACATAGATGCAATGTACGGGATAGTcctacagaagaaaataaaggtggattaaaaaagaaacctctcTTAACTGATGCTGAATTAACCTACTATGAACATAAAGCAAAACTGAAAAGGACACAGGTTCAGCATTCATTTCCAAGACTTGATCTCTTAGATCCTGATATTTTTGACTACCCTTTGACTGATGCCTTGTTGTCTGGAATAGAATGTGAGCCATCCAAAAGTAAACATGCAAGTAGGAATAGTGGAGCACAGTTTGACAGAAAAGAACAATTTAGTGAAAGAGCAAGACGTCTTTCTCCTATATCTGGGAGTCGTACTTATGCTGAGAATCTTTCACCCCATGAGGGCCGGAGAAGACATGACGAGCAAGTCTCTGCTAAAG gtgtACGAGAAGAGCAGAGATCACCATTCAATGATCGTTTTCCACTTAAGCGACCTAGATATGAAGATTCAGATAAACCATTTGTAGATAGCCCAGCATCAAGATTCGCCGGCCTTGATACAAATCAGCGACTTACGGCTTTAGCTGAAGATAGACCATTATACGATGGACCTAGCAGGCCATCAGTAGCGAGAGATGGCCCAACCAAGATGATTTTTGAAGGACCTAATAAGTTAAGCCCTAGAATTGATGGACCTCCTACGCCAGGTTCTCTTCGGTTTGATGGGTCACCGGGACAAATGGGGGGAGGTGGCCCTTTGAGATTTGAAGGACCACAAGGCCAGTTAGGAGGTGGGTGTCCTTTGAGATTTGAAGGTCCTCCGGGACCAGTAGGGACACCTCTGCGGTTTGAGGGGCCAATTGGTCAAGCAGGAGGAGGTGGTTTTCGGTTTGAAGGTTCCCCCGGTCTGAGGTTTGAGGGATCTGCAGGTGGTTTGCGATTTGAAGGACCAGGGGCCCAGCCTGTGGGTAGTCTCAGGTTTGAGGGACACCGGGGTCAACCTGTGGGTGGTCTGAGGTTTGAGGGACCTCATGGTCAGCCTGTGGGTGGACTTAGATTTGATAATCCCCGAGGTCAGCCAGTAGGTGGACTTAGATTTGAGGGAGGTCATGGTCCATCAGGGGCTGCAATTAGGTTTGATGGACCTCATGGTCAGCCATCAGGTGGGATCAGATTTGAGGGCCCGTTGCTACAGCAGGGAGTTGGGATGAGATTTGAGGGCCCCCATGGTCAGTCAGTAGCTGGTATGAGATTTGAAGGGCAACATAATCAACTTGGTGGGAACGTTAGGTTTGAGGGTCCACACGGTCAGCCAGGGGTTGGGATCAGATTTGAAGGACCTTTAGTCCAACAAGGAGGTGGAATGAGGTTTGAGGGTCCTTCTGTACCAGGAGGCGGCCTGAGAATCGAAGGACCTCTGGGTCAAGGTGGTCCAAGATTTGAAGGTTGTCATGCTTTAAGGTTTGATGGGCAACCAGGTCAGCCATCACTCTTGCCAAGATTTGATGGATTACATGGTCAGCCAGGTCCTAGATTTGAAAGAACTGGTCAGCCAGGCCCGCAGAGATTTGATGGACCACCTGGACAGCAGGTTCAACCAAGATTTGATGGTGTACCTCAAAGATTTGATGGTCCACAACACCAGCAAGCATCAAGGTTTGATATTCCTCTTGGTCTTCAAGGCACACGATTTGACAATCATCCTTCACAAAGGCTTGAATCGGTATCTTTCAATCAGAGTGGCCCATATAATGATCCACCTGGCAATGCTTTTAATGCCCCATCCCAAGGACTGCAGTTCCAAAGACATGAACAAATATTTGATTCACCTCAAGGACCAAATTTTAATGGACCACATGGCCCTGGAAACCAGAGTTTCTCGAATCCCCTTAACAGAGCTTCTGGACACTATTTTGATGAGAAGAATCTTCAGAGCTCTCAGTTTGGAAACTTTGGCAATTTACCTGCTCCAATGACAGTAGGAAATATTCAGGCATCTCAGCAG GTTCTGACTGGTGTTGCTCAGCCAGTAGCATTTGGCCAAGGACAACAATTTTTGCCAGTTCATCCACAAAATCCTGGAGCATTTGTTCAGAATCCTTCAG gtgtccTTCCTAAGGGATATCCTGATAATCATCTCAGTCAGGTGGATGTAAATGAATTGTTTTCAAAACTGCTAAAAACAGGAATTCTCAAATTGTCCCAGCCTGATTCAGCTACAACAC AAGTAAATGAAGTTGCTGCTCAGCCCCCTGCTGAGGAGGAAGAAGATCAAAATGAAGATCAAGACGTTCCAGATCTTACCAATTTTACAATTGAAGAATTGAAACA aCGTTATGATAGTGTTATAAATCGACTGTATACTGGTATTCAGTGTTACTCTTGTGGAATGAGGTTTACAACATCACAGACAGATGTATATGCAGATCACTTGGACTGGCATTATCGACAAAATAGAACTGAAAAAGATGTAAGCAGAAAAGTCACTCATAGACGTTGGTACTACAGTTTAACA GACTGGATAGAATTTGAGGAAATAGCTGATCTGGAAGAACGTGCAAAGAGCCAGTTTTTTGAAAAGGTGCACGAAGAAGTCGTGCTCAAAACTCAGGAGGCTGCTAAAGAAAAGGAGTTCCAAAGTGTACCTGCTGGACCAGCAGGATCAGTTGAG AGTTGTGAAATTTGTCAAGAACAATTTGAACAGTACTGggatgaagaagaggaggagtggcatttaaaaaatgctattagAGTAGATGGAAAG aTTTATCATCCATCATGTTATGAAGATTATCAAAAT ACATCTTCATTTGATTGTACACCATCTCCCAGCAAGACACCAGTTGAAaatcccttgaacattatgttGAACATTGTTAAAAACGAATTGCAGGAACCCTGTGAAAGTCCCAAAGTTAAGGAAGAACGGATTGATACTCCACCAGCTTGTACAGAGGAAAGCATAGCGACAGCcactgaaattaaaacagaaaatgacacAGTCGAGTCagtttaa
- the PCF11 gene encoding pre-mRNA cleavage complex 2 protein Pcf11 isoform X2, translating to MSEQTPAEAGTAGAREDACRDYQSSLEDLTFNSKPHINMLTILAEENLPFAKEIVSLIEAQTAKAPSSEKLPVMYLMDSIVKNVGREYLTAFTKNLVATFICVFEKVDENTRKSLFKLRSTWDEIFPLKKLYALDVRVNSLDPAWPIKPLPPNVNTSSIHVNPKFLNKSPEESSTPGTVVSSPSISTPPIVPDIQKNLTQEQLIRQQLLAKQKQLLELQQKKLELELEQAKAQLAVSLSVQQETSNLGPGTAQSKLHVSQIPPMAVKSPHQVPVQPEKSRPGPSLQIQDMKGTNRDPRLNRLSQHSSHGKDQSHRKEFLMNTLSQSDIKTSKTVPSEKLNSSKQEKSKSGEKITKKELDQLDSKSKSKSKSPSPLKNKLSHTKDLKSQESESARVSDMSKRDPRLKRHLQDKTDSKDDDLKEKRKTAEKKDKDEHMKSSEHRLVGSRNKIINGIVQKQDTITEESEKQGTKPGRSSTRKRSRSRSPKSRSPIIHSPKRRDRRSPKRRQRSMSPTSTPKAGKIRQSGVKQSHMEEFTPPSREERNAKRSTKQDVRDPRRIKKTEEERPQETANQHSTKSGTEPKENVENWQSSKSTKRWKSGWEENKSLQQGDEHSKAPHLRHRESWSSTKGILSPRAPKQQHRLSVDANLQIPKELTLASKRELLQKTSERLASGEITQEDFLVVVHQIRQLFQYQEGVREEQRSPFNDRFPLKRPRYEDSDKPFVDSPASRFAGLDTNQRLTALAEDRPLYDGPSRPSVARDGPTKMIFEGPNKLSPRIDGPPTPGSLRFDGSPGQMGGGGPLRFEGPQGQLGGGCPLRFEGPPGPVGTPLRFEGPIGQAGGGGFRFEGSPGLRFEGSAGGLRFEGPGAQPVGSLRFEGHRGQPVGGLRFEGPHGQPVGGLRFDNPRGQPVGGLRFEGGHGPSGAAIRFDGPHGQPSGGIRFEGPLLQQGVGMRFEGPHGQSVAGMRFEGQHNQLGGNVRFEGPHGQPGVGIRFEGPLVQQGGGMRFEGPSVPGGGLRIEGPLGQGGPRFEGCHALRFDGQPGQPSLLPRFDGLHGQPGPRFERTGQPGPQRFDGPPGQQVQPRFDGVPQRFDGPQHQQASRFDIPLGLQGTRFDNHPSQRLESVSFNQSGPYNDPPGNAFNAPSQGLQFQRHEQIFDSPQGPNFNGPHGPGNQSFSNPLNRASGHYFDEKNLQSSQFGNFGNLPAPMTVGNIQASQQVLTGVAQPVAFGQGQQFLPVHPQNPGAFVQNPSGVLPKGYPDNHLSQVDVNELFSKLLKTGILKLSQPDSATTQVNEVAAQPPAEEEEDQNEDQDVPDLTNFTIEELKQRYDSVINRLYTGIQCYSCGMRFTTSQTDVYADHLDWHYRQNRTEKDVSRKVTHRRWYYSLTDWIEFEEIADLEERAKSQFFEKVHEEVVLKTQEAAKEKEFQSVPAGPAGSVESCEICQEQFEQYWDEEEEEWHLKNAIRVDGKIYHPSCYEDYQNTSSFDCTPSPSKTPVENPLNIMLNIVKNELQEPCESPKVKEERIDTPPACTEESIATATEIKTENDTVESV from the exons ATGTCAGAGCAGACGCCGGCCGAGGCCGGTACTGCGGGGGCCCGGGAGGACGCCTGTCGGGATTATCAGTCATCACTCGAAGACCTGACCTTCAATAGCAAACCGCACATCAATATGCTGACCATTCTAGCCGAGGAGAACCTGCCCTTCGCCAAGGAGATCGTCTCTCTCATCGAGGCCCAAACCGCCAAG GCTCCCTCCTCAGAGAAGCTTCCTGTTATGTACCTTATGGATTCTATCGTGAAAAATGTTGGAAGAGAGTATCTCACTGCCTTTACTAAAAATCTAGTTGcaacatttatttgtgtgtttgaaaag GTGGATGAAAATACTAGAAAAAGTTTATTTAAGTTACGTTCCACCTGGGATGAAATATTCCCTTTGAAGAAACTTTATGCCCTGGATGTCAGAGTCAATTCGTTAGATCCTGCTTGGCCTATTAAACCTCTGCCCCCCAATGTGAATACATCTAGCATCCATGTGAatcctaaatttttaaataaatcg cCCGAAGAGTCTTCAACACCTGGCACAGTGGTCAGTTCCCCTAGCATCTCCACTCCTCCAATTGTTCCGGATATACAAAAGAATCTTACCCAAGAGCAACTAATAAGGCAGCAGTTACTGGCAAAACAAAAGCAGTTGTTAGAACTTCAGCAGAAAAAGCTGGAGCTTGAGCTAGAGCAAGCTAAGGCACAACTG GCAGTTTCTCTTAGTGTTCAGCAGGAGACATCCAACTTAGGTCCTGGAACTGCACAATCCAAATTACATGTTTCACAAATTCCCCCTATGGCAGTTAAATCTCCCCATCAGGTTCCTGTGCAACCTGAGAAAAGTCGTCCAGGTCCATCCTTACAAATTCAGGATATGAAAGGAACTAACCGGGATCCCCGTCTTAATAGGTTGAGTCAACATTCTTCTCATGGAAAAGATCAGAGTCACAGGAAGGAATTCCTAATGAACACATTGAGCCAGTCTGATATTAAGACAAGTAAAACTGTACCCTCTGAAAAACTAAATTCATCCaagcaagaaaaaagtaaatcaggTGAAAAAATAACCAAGAAAGAACTTGACCAATTAGATTCTAAATCCAAATCTAAATCTAAATCACCATCAcctttgaaaaacaaattatccCACACAAAAGACTTGAAAAGTCAAGAATCTGAAAGTGCAAGGGTGTCTGATATGAGCAAGAGAGATCCAAGATTAAAAAGACATCTTCAGGATAAGACTGATAGCAAAGATGATGAtctaaaagagaagagaaaaactgcagaaaaaaaggataaagatgaGCACATGAAATCATCTGAACACAGACTGGTGGgaagtagaaataaaatcataaatggcATTGTACAAAAACAGGATACCATAACGGAAGAATCGGAAAAACAGGGGACAAAACCAGGGAGATCGAGTACTAGAAAGCGATCAAGATCACGATCACCCAAGTCCCGGTCACCGATTATACATTCTCCCAAGAGAAGAGATAGGCGGTCACCCAAGCGAAGGCAAAGGAGTATGTCTCCAACCTCAACACCCAAAGCTGGGAAGATTCGCCAGTCAGGAGTTAAGCAGTCACATATGGAAGAGTTTACACCACCTtccagggaagaaagaaatgcGAAGAGAAGTACTAAACAGGATGTTCGAGATCCAAGGCgaataaaaaagactgaagaggaacgACCACAAGAAACTGCAAATCAGCATTCCACCAAGTCAGGCACTGAaccaaaagaaaatgtagaaaattggCAAAGTTCCAAGTCTACCAAACGATGGAAATCTggttgggaagaaaataaaag TTTACAACAGGGTGATGAACATAGCAAAGCTCCTCATCTAAGGCATAGGGAGAGCTGGTCAAGCACTAAAGGAATCTTGTCACCTCGAGCTCCAAAACAGCAGCATCGATTAAGCGTAGATGCCAATCTTCAGATTCCTAAAGAGTTAACTCTTGCAAGCAAAAGAGAATTACTTCAAAAG ACGAGTGAACGTTTAGCATCTGGTGAAATTACACAGGAAGACTTCCTTGTTGTTGTGCATCAAATTCGACAGCTATTTCAGTATCAAGAAG gtgtACGAGAAGAGCAGAGATCACCATTCAATGATCGTTTTCCACTTAAGCGACCTAGATATGAAGATTCAGATAAACCATTTGTAGATAGCCCAGCATCAAGATTCGCCGGCCTTGATACAAATCAGCGACTTACGGCTTTAGCTGAAGATAGACCATTATACGATGGACCTAGCAGGCCATCAGTAGCGAGAGATGGCCCAACCAAGATGATTTTTGAAGGACCTAATAAGTTAAGCCCTAGAATTGATGGACCTCCTACGCCAGGTTCTCTTCGGTTTGATGGGTCACCGGGACAAATGGGGGGAGGTGGCCCTTTGAGATTTGAAGGACCACAAGGCCAGTTAGGAGGTGGGTGTCCTTTGAGATTTGAAGGTCCTCCGGGACCAGTAGGGACACCTCTGCGGTTTGAGGGGCCAATTGGTCAAGCAGGAGGAGGTGGTTTTCGGTTTGAAGGTTCCCCCGGTCTGAGGTTTGAGGGATCTGCAGGTGGTTTGCGATTTGAAGGACCAGGGGCCCAGCCTGTGGGTAGTCTCAGGTTTGAGGGACACCGGGGTCAACCTGTGGGTGGTCTGAGGTTTGAGGGACCTCATGGTCAGCCTGTGGGTGGACTTAGATTTGATAATCCCCGAGGTCAGCCAGTAGGTGGACTTAGATTTGAGGGAGGTCATGGTCCATCAGGGGCTGCAATTAGGTTTGATGGACCTCATGGTCAGCCATCAGGTGGGATCAGATTTGAGGGCCCGTTGCTACAGCAGGGAGTTGGGATGAGATTTGAGGGCCCCCATGGTCAGTCAGTAGCTGGTATGAGATTTGAAGGGCAACATAATCAACTTGGTGGGAACGTTAGGTTTGAGGGTCCACACGGTCAGCCAGGGGTTGGGATCAGATTTGAAGGACCTTTAGTCCAACAAGGAGGTGGAATGAGGTTTGAGGGTCCTTCTGTACCAGGAGGCGGCCTGAGAATCGAAGGACCTCTGGGTCAAGGTGGTCCAAGATTTGAAGGTTGTCATGCTTTAAGGTTTGATGGGCAACCAGGTCAGCCATCACTCTTGCCAAGATTTGATGGATTACATGGTCAGCCAGGTCCTAGATTTGAAAGAACTGGTCAGCCAGGCCCGCAGAGATTTGATGGACCACCTGGACAGCAGGTTCAACCAAGATTTGATGGTGTACCTCAAAGATTTGATGGTCCACAACACCAGCAAGCATCAAGGTTTGATATTCCTCTTGGTCTTCAAGGCACACGATTTGACAATCATCCTTCACAAAGGCTTGAATCGGTATCTTTCAATCAGAGTGGCCCATATAATGATCCACCTGGCAATGCTTTTAATGCCCCATCCCAAGGACTGCAGTTCCAAAGACATGAACAAATATTTGATTCACCTCAAGGACCAAATTTTAATGGACCACATGGCCCTGGAAACCAGAGTTTCTCGAATCCCCTTAACAGAGCTTCTGGACACTATTTTGATGAGAAGAATCTTCAGAGCTCTCAGTTTGGAAACTTTGGCAATTTACCTGCTCCAATGACAGTAGGAAATATTCAGGCATCTCAGCAG GTTCTGACTGGTGTTGCTCAGCCAGTAGCATTTGGCCAAGGACAACAATTTTTGCCAGTTCATCCACAAAATCCTGGAGCATTTGTTCAGAATCCTTCAG gtgtccTTCCTAAGGGATATCCTGATAATCATCTCAGTCAGGTGGATGTAAATGAATTGTTTTCAAAACTGCTAAAAACAGGAATTCTCAAATTGTCCCAGCCTGATTCAGCTACAACAC AAGTAAATGAAGTTGCTGCTCAGCCCCCTGCTGAGGAGGAAGAAGATCAAAATGAAGATCAAGACGTTCCAGATCTTACCAATTTTACAATTGAAGAATTGAAACA aCGTTATGATAGTGTTATAAATCGACTGTATACTGGTATTCAGTGTTACTCTTGTGGAATGAGGTTTACAACATCACAGACAGATGTATATGCAGATCACTTGGACTGGCATTATCGACAAAATAGAACTGAAAAAGATGTAAGCAGAAAAGTCACTCATAGACGTTGGTACTACAGTTTAACA GACTGGATAGAATTTGAGGAAATAGCTGATCTGGAAGAACGTGCAAAGAGCCAGTTTTTTGAAAAGGTGCACGAAGAAGTCGTGCTCAAAACTCAGGAGGCTGCTAAAGAAAAGGAGTTCCAAAGTGTACCTGCTGGACCAGCAGGATCAGTTGAG AGTTGTGAAATTTGTCAAGAACAATTTGAACAGTACTGggatgaagaagaggaggagtggcatttaaaaaatgctattagAGTAGATGGAAAG aTTTATCATCCATCATGTTATGAAGATTATCAAAAT ACATCTTCATTTGATTGTACACCATCTCCCAGCAAGACACCAGTTGAAaatcccttgaacattatgttGAACATTGTTAAAAACGAATTGCAGGAACCCTGTGAAAGTCCCAAAGTTAAGGAAGAACGGATTGATACTCCACCAGCTTGTACAGAGGAAAGCATAGCGACAGCcactgaaattaaaacagaaaatgacacAGTCGAGTCagtttaa